Proteins from a genomic interval of Deltaproteobacteria bacterium:
- a CDS encoding VOC family protein — translation MNENEKISYIEFPTKDIESTKKFFSTVFGWSFSDYGDEYSVVANAGVNAGFFKSEQNSSVANGSVLIVIYCKELKKTQQKVEQAGGSIVKPTFEFPGGCRFHFTDPNGNEYGVWSEKDI, via the coding sequence ATGAATGAAAATGAAAAAATCAGTTATATCGAGTTTCCTACAAAGGACATTGAATCAACTAAAAAATTCTTTTCAACTGTATTTGGATGGTCATTCTCTGATTATGGCGATGAATATTCCGTTGTTGCGAATGCAGGCGTGAATGCAGGATTTTTCAAGTCAGAGCAAAATTCTTCCGTAGCTAATGGAAGTGTACTTATCGTAATCTACTGCAAGGAATTAAAGAAAACACAACAAAAAGTAGAGCAAGCTGGAGGTTCAATAGTAAAACCTACATTTGAATTCCCTGGTGGCTGTCGCTTCCATTTCACAGATCCAAATGGTAATGAATACGGGGTCTGGTCTGAAAAAGATATTTAA
- a CDS encoding mobile mystery protein A has translation MLKDRKRLVREQLEKTLSQFAGLKSVSLPPKGWIRAIREALGMSGANFADRLGVKPPRITKLEKDELSGSVTIKSMRQAAEALDAVFVYALVPRESLESTVRRQAERVAGMRLDRVSHSMRLEDQQLSDEEMKKALNEAVEELIRTMPKDLWSKS, from the coding sequence ATGCTAAAGGATCGCAAGCGGCTTGTCCGTGAACAGCTTGAAAAAACGCTTTCGCAATTTGCCGGATTAAAATCTGTGTCTCTCCCACCGAAGGGTTGGATTCGTGCTATACGGGAAGCGCTTGGAATGTCGGGCGCGAACTTTGCCGACAGGCTCGGCGTTAAACCGCCGCGTATAACAAAGCTGGAAAAAGACGAACTGTCGGGCTCAGTTACAATCAAGAGCATGAGGCAGGCAGCGGAAGCACTTGATGCCGTCTTTGTTTATGCTTTGGTGCCGCGCGAAAGCCTGGAGTCAACAGTAAGGAGGCAGGCAGAGCGTGTGGCCGGAATGCGCCTGGACAGGGTCTCTCATTCAATGCGGCTTGAAGATCAGCAGCTGTCGGATGAAGAGATGAAAAAGGCCCTCAATGAGGCTGTGGAGGAACTGATACGCACCATGCCGAAGGATTTGTGGAGTAAGTCATGA
- a CDS encoding KamA family radical SAM protein, translating into MQNAERVTNEESCHSWQAELKNNVTTIEELKDFIELGSEEEEKLEKVVGNHPMNIPRYYLGLIDKEDPQDPIRKLAVPTEDELVLAGSMGETTPDPYGDDKHDKGNGILHKYPYSALVVATEYCSMYCRHCFRKRMVGLPNDQTVENFQKAAKYIAEHDEITNVIISGGDPLFLPTSSLRKMLESLVHIDHVNYVRIGTRAPVVFPQRLMDDELIELFRDFNLRKTLYVPTHFNHAREITPESTKAVARIRSAAVAVNNQAVLLRGVNDSALALAELMNSLVRIGVNPYYLYQCMPVSRVRHHFQVPLAEGVDMVSEAKRQLDGYAKGFKFIMGHDIGKIEICGRDGDKLVMSQIHARPEYPEEASRILVRQLMENAGWLEDMATVEL; encoded by the coding sequence ATGCAGAATGCTGAAAGAGTAACCAATGAAGAAAGCTGCCATAGCTGGCAGGCAGAACTGAAGAACAATGTAACAACCATTGAAGAGTTGAAAGACTTTATAGAGCTTGGTTCCGAAGAGGAAGAAAAGCTTGAAAAGGTGGTCGGTAACCATCCCATGAACATACCCCGCTATTACCTTGGCCTTATCGATAAAGAGGACCCTCAAGACCCTATCCGAAAACTTGCAGTGCCCACAGAGGACGAACTGGTTCTGGCCGGCTCAATGGGCGAGACGACACCTGACCCTTACGGCGACGACAAGCACGACAAGGGAAATGGAATCCTGCACAAGTACCCCTATTCGGCACTCGTCGTTGCCACGGAATACTGCTCCATGTACTGCCGCCACTGCTTCAGAAAGCGGATGGTGGGCCTGCCTAACGACCAGACGGTAGAGAACTTTCAAAAGGCCGCCAAATATATAGCGGAGCATGACGAGATTACCAATGTAATCATCTCCGGCGGCGATCCCCTGTTCCTTCCCACATCGTCATTAAGGAAGATGCTCGAGTCGCTTGTTCATATCGACCATGTCAACTACGTGAGGATCGGCACCAGGGCGCCTGTCGTTTTTCCCCAGCGGCTCATGGATGACGAACTGATAGAGCTTTTCCGGGATTTCAATTTAAGGAAAACCCTTTATGTTCCCACACATTTCAACCATGCAAGAGAGATAACTCCCGAGTCGACTAAAGCCGTTGCCAGGATAAGAAGCGCAGCTGTGGCCGTCAACAACCAGGCCGTTTTGCTAAGAGGTGTAAACGACTCCGCCCTGGCCCTGGCAGAACTCATGAACAGCCTTGTCAGGATAGGTGTCAACCCCTACTACCTGTACCAGTGCATGCCCGTATCGAGGGTAAGGCACCACTTCCAGGTGCCCCTGGCCGAAGGAGTCGATATGGTGAGCGAGGCGAAGCGGCAGCTTGACGGTTATGCCAAAGGCTTCAAGTTTATCATGGGCCATGATATCGGCAAGATAGAGATCTGCGGCAGGGATGGCGACAAGCTTGTCATGAGCCAGATACACGCCAGGCCGGAATACCCCGAAGAGGCATCGAGGATACTTGTGCGGCAGTTGATGGAGAATGCCGGCTGGCTGGAAGATATGGCGACGGTTGAGCTATGA
- a CDS encoding DUF1207 domain-containing protein codes for MHYSQQIILKRWLPILLLSMLFLFIDGAAAQDNPQVEEKAHRESAIDLTSEHKLIIFPQGDIYYPPYLADPHRVGFALQWLHMSHAGITESGSSRYNLKAGGRLGLMRLLQPDQTDRGWQLSLEVGYDAQFDADHAYDNIGWDGNYGLVLTGAQNRHMALKFGLLHTSSHIGDEYAETTGRKRINYTRQELLAGISLAIDAKWRTYAEGGWGFDLRNEELQEPGRVQIGLEFESAPSLWKGHIGWYTALDLSATEEKDWRVDTSFHLGLLMDQGVHKWRFGIEYYKGRPNMGEFFQDDESYISLGLWLDM; via the coding sequence ATGCACTATTCTCAGCAAATAATTCTGAAACGTTGGCTGCCCATTCTACTCCTTAGCATGCTCTTCCTTTTTATAGATGGCGCAGCTGCCCAAGACAATCCTCAAGTGGAAGAAAAAGCTCACAGAGAGTCTGCCATTGACCTTACCTCAGAACATAAGCTCATCATTTTTCCGCAGGGAGATATCTACTATCCTCCCTACCTCGCTGATCCGCACAGGGTAGGCTTTGCTCTCCAGTGGCTTCACATGTCCCACGCAGGAATAACCGAATCAGGCAGCAGCCGCTACAACCTAAAGGCGGGGGGCAGGCTGGGCCTAATGAGATTACTTCAACCGGATCAAACGGACAGGGGATGGCAGCTGAGTCTCGAAGTCGGTTATGACGCACAGTTTGACGCCGACCACGCCTACGACAACATCGGCTGGGACGGCAATTACGGACTGGTTCTAACGGGAGCCCAAAACCGGCACATGGCCCTTAAGTTCGGCCTTCTTCACACATCGAGTCACATTGGCGACGAATATGCAGAGACAACTGGAAGAAAGCGCATCAACTATACACGTCAGGAACTGCTAGCCGGCATCAGCCTGGCCATCGATGCAAAGTGGCGGACCTACGCCGAAGGAGGGTGGGGCTTTGATCTGCGAAATGAGGAGCTTCAGGAGCCCGGACGCGTTCAGATAGGCCTGGAGTTTGAAAGTGCCCCCAGTCTCTGGAAAGGACATATAGGGTGGTATACTGCTCTGGACCTTTCCGCCACCGAGGAGAAGGATTGGCGTGTCGACACTTCATTCCACCTTGGCCTCCTCATGGACCAGGGAGTCCACAAATGGCGCTTCGGGATCGAATACTACAAGGGGCGCCCCAATATGGGGGAATTCTTCCAGGACGACGAGAGCTATATCTCCCTTGGGCTCTGGCTGGATATGTGA
- a CDS encoding type II secretion system protein GspG, with the protein MAFSKGFSRFIKLFLFLVFVFISGAIVLLEIPFFLAFGWIYYLYRVFPNIEFNIVPILEGIGAAIILTIAAHYFLAWLYKNYGRGDVELEGERLWSLRWTLMGVGLFILMFSTSISITGLVHQTGWLLRGPMIKTAQNFRPRATGTQMRIIGERLDAYYEEFKHFPLSARSVNLEDVGIPASYYDGPDKDAWGTPFKYKSDGSSYVLKSLGRNRVPGGEEGDFDDLVFSDGLFIVSPYYND; encoded by the coding sequence ATGGCCTTTTCGAAAGGATTTTCCAGATTTATTAAGCTTTTTTTATTCCTTGTTTTTGTCTTCATATCAGGTGCAATCGTTCTGCTTGAAATCCCTTTTTTCCTGGCCTTCGGATGGATTTATTACCTGTACAGGGTTTTTCCCAATATAGAGTTCAATATAGTTCCTATCCTTGAAGGGATCGGTGCGGCAATCATTTTGACAATAGCGGCCCACTACTTTCTGGCCTGGTTATACAAAAATTACGGAAGAGGCGATGTGGAGCTTGAGGGGGAAAGGTTGTGGAGTTTGAGATGGACCCTCATGGGGGTAGGCCTCTTCATCCTTATGTTTTCAACGAGCATCTCTATTACGGGACTTGTTCATCAGACAGGCTGGCTCCTGCGGGGGCCAATGATCAAGACAGCACAAAACTTTCGACCCCGTGCAACGGGAACGCAAATGAGAATAATCGGTGAAAGGCTTGACGCCTATTATGAAGAGTTTAAGCATTTCCCCCTTTCAGCGAGAAGTGTCAATCTCGAGGATGTGGGCATCCCTGCTTCATACTATGATGGGCCGGATAAAGATGCATGGGGTACGCCCTTTAAATACAAATCTGACGGCAGTTCCTATGTATTGAAAAGCCTGGGGAGAAACCGAGTTCCCGGCGGTGAAGAGGGTGATTTTGATGACCTTGTTTTTTCTGACGGTCTGTTTATTGTTTCTCCCTACTATAATGATTGA
- a CDS encoding mobile mystery protein B, translated as MMDMNGDDGATPLTPEESEGLRLTHITTRGELNRWEQDNIAEGEAWAFGRRQKDILSEGFLRRLHKRMFGDVWRWAGEFRMSDKNIGIHWRHIPVQLRELLEDVKAWVDHGSYSADEIAVRFHHRLVFIHLFPNGNGRHARTITDLLLVQVLERPGFSWGGGDIVDVGNCRRFYIEALRAADAHEYGPLLEFVRS; from the coding sequence ATGATGGATATGAACGGCGATGACGGGGCCACCCCGCTTACGCCGGAAGAGTCTGAGGGACTCCGTCTTACCCATATCACGACACGGGGTGAGCTAAACAGATGGGAACAGGACAATATAGCAGAGGGAGAGGCATGGGCTTTCGGTCGCAGACAAAAGGATATCCTTAGTGAAGGGTTTCTGCGGCGCCTGCATAAAAGGATGTTCGGGGATGTCTGGCGCTGGGCCGGGGAGTTTAGGATGAGTGACAAAAACATAGGCATTCACTGGCGTCATATCCCTGTTCAGTTAAGAGAACTCCTTGAAGACGTCAAGGCCTGGGTAGATCATGGCAGCTATTCGGCTGACGAGATAGCCGTCAGATTTCATCACAGGCTTGTTTTCATTCACCTATTCCCCAATGGCAACGGCCGCCATGCCCGTACGATTACGGATCTCTTGCTGGTCCAGGTTTTGGAGCGCCCCGGATTCAGCTGGGGAGGTGGTGATATTGTCGACGTCGGTAACTGCCGCAGGTTCTACATAGAAGCGCTTCGGGCTGCCGATGCGCACGAATATGGGCCTCTCCTCGAATTTGTCAGGTCCTGA